A genome region from Dolichospermum compactum NIES-806 includes the following:
- a CDS encoding serine/threonine-protein kinase: MSLCINPSCSKPQNPDNITFCETCSSEVLLQQRYRVICRLGRGGFGVTFEINEVRTNKAKVLKVLINNDPKAIELFKQEAAVLSQLHHSGIPQVELDAYFEYYPHNSQSPIHCLVMEKVVGEDLEKYMQKRNLRPIDQTSAIAWLKDLLIILEQVHNKNFFHRDIKPSNIMLRAENAQLVLIYFGTVRKVTTTVFNQQGGVTGIISAGFTPSEQINNNAVPQSDFFALGRTFVYLLTGKEPLDQEMYDSYTATLNWRNHAPQISKMLADLLDEMMQTLYKDRHQNTQEILQRIAEIEKALQPPPPKLQPKPKPQPIKYQLKPISQQQKNTTRRDFIQTVSLVVGRIFKI, encoded by the coding sequence ATGAGCCTGTGCATCAACCCTAGCTGCTCAAAGCCGCAAAATCCAGACAATATCACCTTTTGTGAAACCTGTAGTTCAGAAGTGCTGCTACAACAACGCTATCGGGTTATATGTAGATTAGGACGGGGTGGCTTTGGTGTGACATTTGAGATTAATGAAGTTAGAACCAACAAAGCCAAAGTTCTCAAAGTCTTGATTAACAACGACCCGAAAGCCATAGAATTATTTAAACAAGAAGCCGCTGTTTTAAGTCAACTCCATCATTCTGGTATTCCTCAAGTAGAATTAGATGCTTATTTTGAATATTATCCCCACAATAGCCAAAGTCCAATTCATTGTTTGGTTATGGAAAAAGTTGTGGGAGAAGATTTAGAGAAATATATGCAAAAACGCAATTTGCGTCCTATTGATCAAACTTCTGCAATCGCTTGGTTGAAAGATTTACTTATTATTTTAGAACAAGTCCATAATAAAAATTTTTTTCATCGAGATATCAAACCATCTAACATTATGCTGCGGGCTGAAAATGCTCAATTAGTATTAATTTATTTTGGCACAGTCCGCAAAGTGACAACTACAGTATTTAATCAGCAAGGTGGTGTAACAGGAATTATTTCCGCAGGTTTCACACCGTCAGAACAAATTAACAATAACGCTGTACCTCAATCTGATTTCTTTGCTTTGGGACGAACATTTGTTTATTTACTCACGGGTAAAGAACCACTTGATCAAGAAATGTATGATTCTTATACTGCGACATTAAATTGGCGTAATCATGCACCACAAATATCAAAAATGTTGGCAGATTTGCTAGATGAGATGATGCAAACTTTATATAAAGATCGTCATCAAAATACCCAAGAGATTTTACAAAGGATAGCAGAAATAGAGAAAGCCTTACAACCACCACCTCCAAAACTTCAACCAAAACCCAAACCTCAACCTATTAAATATCAACTAAAACCAATTTCTCAGCAGCAGAAAAATACAACCCGTCGAGATTTTATCCAAACAGTGAGTTTAGTAGTTGGTAGGATTTTCAAGATTTAA
- a CDS encoding DUF29 domain-containing protein: MVTSTQPTTQTLYDQDYYLWIRTTINQLRAGQFSVVDLENLLEELETMGRREKRAIKSLLIKLLEHLLKLKYWDKEREKNQGHWKGEIRTFRTQIKDELKDSPSLKPYILEIFDQCYQDARKLVSDRSELPLDIFLLTPIASLEQVLDENWFPEYSHHI, translated from the coding sequence ATGGTTACATCAACACAACCAACAACCCAAACCTTATACGATCAAGATTATTACCTGTGGATAAGAACAACTATTAACCAACTTCGCGCAGGACAATTTTCTGTTGTTGATTTAGAGAATTTATTAGAAGAATTAGAAACTATGGGTAGACGTGAAAAAAGAGCAATTAAAAGTTTATTAATTAAACTGCTGGAACATCTACTCAAGCTAAAATATTGGGATAAAGAAAGAGAAAAAAATCAAGGACATTGGAAGGGGGAAATTAGGACATTTCGTACACAAATAAAAGATGAACTCAAAGATAGTCCTAGTTTAAAACCTTACATTTTAGAAATATTTGATCAATGTTATCAAGATGCTAGAAAATTAGTTAGTGACAGATCAGAACTTCCTCTTGACATATTCCTCCTTACCCCCATTGCTTCTTTAGAACAAGTCCTAGATGAAAACTGGTTTCCTGAATATAGCCATCATATTTGA
- a CDS encoding four-carbon acid sugar kinase family protein: MNNQPKIIVLDDDPTGSQTVHSCLLLMRWDVETLRLGLKDDAPIFFILTNTRSLTPEAAASVTREVCHNLKLALAAEKIADFLVVSRSDSTLRGHYPIETDVIAEELGPFDAHFLVPAFFEGGRITRDSIHYLIIDGVPTPVHETEFARDSVFGYNYSYLSKYVEEKTKGRIKEDNVTRFLLADIRAGSLESLLQLENNQCGVVDGENQQDLNTFAVDVLTAASRGKRFLFRSAASILTALAALPPQPIAAENMAKYVRGGKPGAIIVGSHVKKTTQQLESLLKVEGTVGIEVNVGRLLDNGVNESAKLLTEILENVKVVHNAGKTPVVYTSRQELAFKDVKTRLDFGSTVSALLMDIVQGLPSDLGFLISKGGITSNDVLSTGLALTSARLLGQILAGCSMVITPSDHPLFPDLPLVLFPGNVGNTDALGIVYQRLIGKR, encoded by the coding sequence ATGAATAACCAACCTAAAATAATTGTCCTTGATGATGATCCCACTGGTTCACAAACCGTCCACAGTTGTTTACTATTGATGCGTTGGGATGTAGAAACTTTACGTTTAGGACTAAAAGATGATGCTCCTATTTTCTTTATTTTAACAAATACTCGTTCTCTGACTCCAGAAGCAGCCGCATCTGTAACTAGAGAAGTTTGTCATAACCTGAAACTTGCCTTAGCAGCGGAAAAAATCGCCGATTTTCTCGTAGTTAGTCGTTCTGACTCTACCTTACGGGGACATTATCCCATAGAAACCGATGTGATTGCCGAAGAACTCGGTCCCTTTGATGCTCATTTTCTTGTTCCCGCGTTTTTTGAAGGGGGAAGAATTACCCGCGATAGTATTCATTATCTAATTATTGATGGTGTTCCCACTCCTGTACATGAAACAGAATTTGCTCGTGATTCTGTCTTTGGGTACAATTACAGCTATCTGTCTAAATACGTAGAAGAAAAAACCAAGGGACGGATTAAAGAAGATAATGTTACTAGATTTTTACTCGCAGATATCCGTGCTGGTAGTTTAGAAAGTTTGTTACAACTTGAGAATAATCAGTGTGGTGTCGTAGACGGGGAAAATCAGCAAGATCTGAATACCTTTGCGGTAGATGTATTAACAGCCGCAAGTCGGGGGAAACGATTTTTATTCCGTTCTGCTGCTAGTATTTTAACAGCTTTGGCTGCCTTACCACCCCAACCCATTGCTGCTGAAAATATGGCAAAATATGTGCGTGGTGGTAAACCTGGTGCAATCATTGTAGGTTCTCACGTTAAAAAGACAACTCAACAGTTAGAATCATTATTAAAAGTTGAGGGGACGGTCGGCATAGAAGTTAATGTGGGCAGATTACTTGATAATGGGGTGAATGAATCTGCTAAACTGCTAACGGAGATTCTGGAAAATGTCAAAGTAGTACATAATGCTGGTAAAACTCCAGTAGTATACACTAGTCGGCAGGAATTGGCGTTTAAAGATGTCAAAACTAGGTTAGATTTTGGTAGCACGGTTTCCGCTTTACTTATGGATATTGTCCAGGGTTTACCATCTGATCTAGGATTCCTAATCAGTAAGGGGGGTATTACTTCTAACGATGTCTTGAGTACGGGACTGGCTTTAACTTCAGCCCGATTACTTGGTCAAATTTTAGCAGGTTGTTCAATGGTAATTACCCCATCTGATCATCCCCTGTTTCCTGATTTGCCACTGGTCTTGTTTCCCGGTAATGTCGGTAATACTGATGCTTTGGGGATTGTTTATCAAAGATTAATCGGTAAGAGGTGA